From the genome of Globicephala melas chromosome 11, mGloMel1.2, whole genome shotgun sequence, one region includes:
- the COL11A2 gene encoding collagen alpha-2(XI) chain isoform X5, whose translation MERCSRCHRLLLLVPLLLGLSAAHAWAGAAPVDVLWALRFPSLPDGVRRARGICPADVAYRVSRPAQLSAPTRQLFPGGFPKDFSLLTAVRTRPGLQAPLLTVYSAQGVRQLGLELGQPVRFLYEDQTGRPQPPAQPVFRGLSLADGKWHRVAVAVKGQSVTLIIDCKKRVTRPLPRSAHPVLDTRGVIIFGAQILDEEVFEGDVQELAIVPGVQAAYESCEQKELECEGGWRERPQRQQSHRAQRSPKQQPPRLHRSQNQEPQRQSIESLYYDYELPYYDVMTTVTTPDYQAARGPRGLKGEKGEPAVLEPGMLVEGPPGPEGPAGFPGPPGIQGNPGPVGDPGERGPPGRAGLPGSDGAPGPPGTSLMLPFRFGSGGGDKGPVVAAQEAQAQAILQQARLALRGPPGPMGYTGRPGPLGQPGSPGLKGESGDLGPQGPRGPQGLMGPPGKAGRRGRAGADGARGMPGEPGVKGDRGFDGLPGLPGEKGHRGDTGAQGLPGPPGEDGDRGDDGEIGPRGLPGESGTRGLLGPKGPPGVPGPPGVRGMDGPHGPKGSLGPQGEPGPPGQQGTPGTQGLPGPQGAIGPHGEKGPRGKPGLPGMPGSDGPPGHPGKEGPPGTKGNQGPSGPQGPLGYPGPRGVKGVDGIRGLKGHKGEKGEDGFPGFKGDMGVKGDRGEIGVPGSRGEDGPEGPKGRTGPTGDPGPPGLMGEKGKLGVPGLPGYPGRQGPKGSLGFPGFPGASGEKGARGVSGKSGPRGERGPTGPRGQRGPRGATGKSGAKGTSGGDGPHGPPGERGLPGPQGPNGFPGPKGPPGPPGKDGLPGHPGQRGEVGFQGKTGPPGPPGVVGPQGAAGETGPMGERGHPGPPGPPGEQGLTGTAGKEGTKGDPGPPGAPGKDGPAGLRGFPGERGLPGTAGGLGLKGNEGPAGPPGPAGSPGERGAAGSGGPIGPPGRPGPQGPPGAAGEKGVPGEKGPIGPTGRDGVQGPVGLPGPAGPPGMAGEDGDKGEVGDPGQKGTKGNKGEHGPPGPPGPIGPVGQPGAAGADGEPGARGPQGHFGAKGDEGTRGFNGPPGPIGLQGLPGPSGEKGETGDVGPMGPPGPPGPRGPAGPNGADGPQGPPGGVGNLGPPGEKGEPGEPGSPGVQGEPGVKGPRGERGEKGESGQPGEAGPPGPKGPTGDDGPKGNPGPVGFPGDPGPPGESGPRGQDGAKGDRGEDGEPGQPGSPGPTGENGPPGPLGKRGPAGAPGPEGRQGEKGAKGDPGAVGAPGKTGPVGPAGPAGKPGPDGLRGLLGAVGQQGRPGATGQAGPPGPVGPPGLPGLRGDAGAKGEKGHPGLIGLIGPPGEQGEKGDRGLPGPQGSTGPKGETGIPGASGPIGPGGPPGFPGPAGPKGAKGATGPAGPKGEKGIQGPPGHPGPPGEVIQPLPIQMPKKTRRSVDGSQLMQEDEAVPTGGAPGSPGGLEEIFGSLDSLREEIEQMRRPTGTQDSPARTCQDLKLCHPELPDGEYWVDPNQGCARDAFRVFCNFTAGGETCVTPRDDVTRFSYVDSEGSPVGVVQLTFLRLLSVSAHQNISYPCSGEIQDGPLKLRGANEDELSPETSPYVKEFRDGCQTQQGRTVLEVRTPVLEQLPVLDASFSDLGAPPRRGGVLLGPVCFMG comes from the exons ATGGCACCGTGTGGCTGTGGCTGTGAAGGGCCAGTCGGTCACCCTCATAATTGATTGCAAGAAGCGAGTCACCCGGCCCCTCCCCCGAAGTGCTCATCCAGTATTGGACACCCGAGGCGTGATCATCTTTGGTGCTCAGATCCTGGATGAAGAAGTCTTTGAG GGTGATGTTCAGGAGCTTGCCATCGTTCCGGGGGTGCAAGCTGCCTATGAATCCTGTGAACAGAAGGAGCTGGAGTGTGAGGGGGGTTGGAGGGAGAGACCTCAGAGACAACAGTCTCACAGAGCCCAGAGATCTCCGAAGCAGCAACCACCAAGACTTCATAGGTCACAAAACCAGGAACCCCAGCGACAG TCCATTGAGTCTCTCTACTATGACTACGAGCTCCCCTATTACGACGTGATGACTACGGTGACCACCCCTGATTATCAG GCTGCCCGTGGTCCCCGGGGGCtgaaaggagagaagggggagcCTGCGGTGCTGGAACCT GGTATGCTAGTGGAGGGGCCCCCTGGTCCAGAAGGCCCTGCG GGATTTCCTGGTCCCCCTGGCATCCAAGGCAATCCAGGTCCAGTTGGAGACCCAGGCGAGAGG GGCCCCCCTGGCCGAGCAGGGCTCCCTGGATCAGATGGGGCCCCTGGCCCTCCCGGCACATCCCTCATGCTCCCA TTCCGGTTTGGCAGTGGTGGGGGTGACAAGGGCCCCGTGGTGGCGGCAcaggaggcccaggcccaggcaaTTCTGCAGCAGGCACGG CTGGCGCTCCGAGGACCCCCTGGTCCCATGGGATACACGGGCCGCCCTGGACCCTTG GGACAACCTGGGAGTCCTGGACTGAAAGGAGAATCTGGAGACCTAGGACCTCAG ggCCCCAGAGGACCTCAGGGCCTCATGGGCCCCCCTGGCAAGGCTGGGCGAAGG GGCCGAGCGGGTGCTGATGGAGCCCGAGGGATGCCTGGGGAACCTGGAGTGAAG GGTGACCGAGGATTTGATGGCCTCCCAGGGCTACCTGGGGAGAAAGGACACAGG GGTGATACTGGTGCCCAGGGCCTTCCTGGGCCCCCCGGCGAGGATGGAGATCGG ggagaCGATGGGGAGATTGGGCCTCGGGGGCTGCCTGGAGAGTCG GGAACTCGAGGTCTCCTTGGCCCCAAAGGTCCACCTGGGGTTCCTGGGCCCCCG GGAGTCCGAGGCATGGATGGCCCCCATGGTCCCAAAGGAAGCTTG GGACCCCAGGGAGAGCCAGGACCTCCTGGACAACAGGGCACTCCTGGGACCCAG GGTCTCCCTGGGCCCCAGGGTGCCATCGGCCCTCATGGAGAGAAG GGTCCTCGAGGGAAACCAGGGCTTCCTGGCATGCCTGGCTCAGATGGACCCCCG GGTCACCCGGGCAAAGAAGGTCCCCCTGGAACCAAAGGAAACCAG GGTCCATCTGGACCTCAGGGTCCTCTGGGATACCCAGGACCTCGAGGCGTCAAG GGTGTGGATGGAATTCGGGGTCTGAAGGGTCACAAGGGTGAAAAG GGCGAGGATGGCTTTCCTGGGTTCAAAGGTGACATGGGTGTGAAAGGTGACAGG GGCGAGATTGGAGTCCCTGGTTCCAGGGGAGAGGATGGTCCCGAGGGGCCGAAGGGACGCACTGGACCCACTGGAGACCCTGGCCCCCCTGGGCTCATGGGCGAGAAG GGCAAGCTTGGTGTTCCTGGTCTGCCTGGCTACCCCGGACGCCAGGGTCCCAAG GGGTCTCTGGGATTTCCTGGTTTTCCTGGAGCCAGTGGAGAGAAGGGGGCCCGT GGCGTGTCGGGCAAATCAGGGCCTCGGGGAGAACGTGGCCCCACG GGTCCACGGGGTCAGAGGGGACCCCGAGGTGCCACCGGGAAGTCTGGAGCTAAG GGAACATCGGGTGGTGATGGCCCCCACGGGCCCCCCGGAGAGAGG GGTCTCCCTGGACCTCAGGGCCCCAACGGATTTCCTGGCCCCAAAGGACCTCCA GGCCCCCCTGGGAAGGATGGGCTGCCGGGACACCCAGGCCAGAGAGGAGAAGTG ggTTTCCAAGGGAAGACCGGCCCCCCTGGCCCCCCAGGAGTGGTGGGACCCCAG GGAGCCGCAGGAGAAACCGGGCCCATGGGGGAGCGAGGTCACCCAGGCCCCCCGGGGCCCCCTGGAGAGCAGGGACTCACTGGAACAGCTGGAAAAGAAGGGACAAAG GGTGACCCTGGGCCCCCTGGGGCCCCAGGGAAGGATGGTCCCGCTGGTCTGAGGGGCTTCCCGGGAGAAAGAGGCCTCCCTGGCACTGCT GGCGGACTTGGTTTGAAGGGAAATGAAGGTCCGGCTGGTCCCCCTGGCCCTGCA GGCTCCCCTGGGGAGCGAGGTGCAGCAGGATCTGGGGGACCCATTGGCCCCCCAGGGCGCCCAGGGCCGCAAGGTCCCCCTGGAGCAGCAGGAGAGAAAGGTGTTCCG GGTGAGAAGGGCCCCATCGGTCCGACTGGCCGCGATGGGGTGCAGGGTCCCGTGGGGCTTCCTGGCCCTGCTGGCCCCCCGGGCATGGCAGGAGAGGATGGAGACAAG GGTGAGGTGGGAGACCCCGGACAGAAGGGCACTAAAGGGAACAAGGGGGAACAT GGCCCTCCTGGACCCCCTGGACCCATTGGTCCCGTGGGGCAGCCTGGAGCTGCG gggGCAGATGGGGAGCCTGGAGCTCGGGGTCCCCAGGGACACTTTGGAGCCAAAGGTGATGAGGGAACAAGAGGGTTCAATGGGCCCCCAGGACCCATTGGTCTACAG GGTTTGCCAGGCCCCTcgggggagaagggagaaacaGGAGACGTGGGCCCTATG GGACCCCCCGGGCCCCCAGGACCTCGAGGCCCAGCTGGACCCAATGGAGCTGAT GGTCCACAAGGTCCCCCTGGAGGTGTTGGGAACCTGGGTCCCCCTGGAGAGAAG GGGGAGCCAGGAGAGCCAGGATCTCCGGGAGTCCAGGGCGAGCCAGGGGTCAAG GGTCCACGCGGGGAACgtggggagaaaggagagtcGGGGCAGCCAGGAGAGGCGGGACCACCAGGGCCTAAGGGCCCCACCGGTGATGATGGCCCCAAAGGGAACCCT GGTCCTGTTGGCTTTCCTGGTGACCCTGGCCCTCCTGGAGAAAGTGGCCCTCGG GGCCAGGATGGTGCTAAGGGTGACCGCGGAGAAGATGGAGAGCCAGGACAGCCT GGATCCCCTGGTCCCACTGGGGAGAATGGACCTCCTGGACCACTTGGAAAGCGG GGACCTGCTGGTGCGCCTGGTCCTGAGGGGCGACAAGGAGAGAAGGGAGCCAAG GGGGATCCTGGTGCTGTGGGCGCCCCGGGAAAGACAGGCCCTGTGGGTCCTGCAGGCCCAGCAGGAAAACCTGGCCCTGATGGTCTGCGGGGGCTCCTGGGCGCAGTG GGTCAGCAAGGCCGTCCCGGGGCCACAGGCCAGGCTGGACCTCCAGGCCCTGTG GGACCCCCAGGGCTTCCTGGCCTCCGGGGCGATGCTGGGGCCAAGGGAGAGAAG GGTCACCCAGGTCTCATTGGACTGATTGGCCCCCcgggggagcagggagagaagggTGATCGAGGGCTTCCTGGTCCTCAGGGATCCACAGGGCCAAAGGGGGAGACG GGCATCCCAGGAGCATCTGGCCCTATTGGTCCTGGAGGGCCCCCCGGCTTCCCT GGACCTGCTGGCCCCAAAGGAGCCAAAGGAGCCACA GGCCCAGCCGGACCTAAGGGAGAGAAGGGCATCCAGGGCCCTCCGGGACACCCG GGCCCCCCCGGCGAGGTGATCCAGCCCCTGCCCATCCAGATGCCCAAGAAGACTCGGCGCTCAGTGGATGGGAGCCAGCTCATGCAGGAAGATGAGGCCGTGCCAACTGGGGGGGCCCCGGGCAGTCCTGGGGGGCTGGAGGAGATCTTTGGCTCCCTGGACTCCCTGCGGGAGGAGATTGAGCAGATGAGGCGGCCGACGGGGACCCAGGACAGCCCCGCTCGCACTTGCCAGGACCTGAAGCTCTGCCACCCAGAGCTGCCCGACG GAGAGTACTGGGTCGACCCCAACCAGGGCTGTGCTCGGGATGCCTTCCGGGTTTTCTGCAACTTTACGGCCGGAGGGGAAACCTGTGTGACGCCCAGGGATGATGTCACGCGG TTCTCTTACGTGGACTCTGAAGGCTCCCCAGTCGGCGTGGTCCAGCTCACCTTCCTGCGGTTGCTCAGCGTCTCAGCCCACCAGAACATCTCGTACCCCTGCTCTGGGGAGATCCAGGATGGCCCCCTGAAGCTCCGAGGGGCCAATGAGGATGAGCTGAGCCCGGAGACCAGCCCCTACGTCAAGGAATTCAGAGACGGCTGTCAG ACCCAGCAAGGCCGGACGGTGCTGGAGGTTCGAACACCTGTACTGGAGCAGCTGCCAGTGCTGGACGCCTCCTTCTCAGACCTGGGGGCCCCCCCGAGGCGGGGAGGGGTGCTGCTGGGGCCTGTCTGCTTCATGGGCTAA